In a genomic window of Gossypium arboreum isolate Shixiya-1 chromosome 9, ASM2569848v2, whole genome shotgun sequence:
- the LOC108455015 gene encoding uncharacterized protein LOC108455015 gives MAAKESAAPPLNDVDIVHLAQRKQPSNSHQQSNVSLPPFLLSPHSHKDLLSYLHSRAASPCPSSAVCEYVISLLSLISLSPGTPTVCSLLSSLLSSYTQLFPSLPHDSNSLRAIKIFNTLLIHVPLEDLKLVIDLAASDLSGVVSVDDAQLFDLLPQCFELIRNAEEKGGDYVNSVVDKILDSKWSKGFLLKMVSIAKEFSFLDKTRGNEFLEKVFVGIKTVDLMDLPSLVYQLLVLASKGFNKREIIEGIVYFFGSESGSKMASTVRQVEGTVLLHVNFAVKQDPSLGKEVMGLVKSDLRAFNHFTVAVLLSVSRVRRFSESSMAVLKTALLTAYRDYKFTKECKWIPDDIKGEYLKSVKVVEKSVLRAVNESNYGREHMVPSILQFGFILLESVGEVNCKELGNSNGLLGIQELGIQMLKTLFEVHDMARNEIIEQIKFRILSLKPELSRPILRLLCYLIQCYPYPMMEHIPRLKELLDYFTFMDGKIASYLVSALLPLIRFSRDLRDYAILVVRKAVFRREDTVRVAATNSIIELILAEKQPKGDGLFSLQDSSSQASCSQQADIPCSMGGDLFQELSALLQRCLYQQAKVKQVVYQGLVKLVLADPAIGGLVFDFLLPHFLQFFKEGPDVQLGVSSCIKSENGKVLIQEPLDCLLSCISWILLLQTHGKTDKLLDSIGACFGFSLSQENEDGRNMSTKVFSGAFLKIRKFLRNANLEGDILGQTHDASSAAVHEEKRKCSALILSGVIEVVLNTVAMDLEKAADQKVELEKEIMQFVDRHDSLAKEASTSRQSNVGKRPNLRATAKDATDDIDSGNPQLIQEHSFFLATSSIYQLLLIALKLYSSESSDIEATSQNHSQSSSSKTSKSCFKIISFALNASLHHVKSSAAVGNEGPMKKLIYGEINMLGPPLLRLTLLLKPGSDVATSQRKNESKAKKDAEERKEHLLLALFCLKEMITVSLCGSCLTHLLENLLSVPELEHADLHDECGQASEIDDQDIKNKELFVQKYLKPLLTDLMKLSAFRTVEILCDIMLMIGHKLPCKWRNSHGAWAIHMCKTNNTANSSIAKSMVRLAINLSSPPTDLLVAQEMLKELLRFVGPNNSDLSQVSEYLVVNQSTTIAIASCLLQITDTVIIDMDWSTKKLKATSQVAQKTIHHNQNGEHNLGFTFEEIVYSRVKAVVEVLSSFVLMSLKDNQAEHFLRLTARFYKNLALISKLKIAPKGQKQLLPSLQFQKLVKLTCKELTVPLYNFVAEMQQAQQENANSKGMINKIKRENKCIPELIFQIEDYEKHLIRLSKATKMNLLKHAKRSTCRDFKILDPTTTNVVGQDVPNNVGNDNDNDNENENENERCSDSEDGNNDGNGLDKVLSHEGESESDAVEDDGASVPTVKGVKRSRIVHDSDDDR, from the exons ATGGCCGCCAAGGAATCGGCGGCGCCGCCGTTAAACGACGTCGATATCGTGCATTTAGCTCAACGAAAGCAACCTTCCAACAGCCACCAACAATCCAACGTTTCACTGCCTCCATTTCTTCTCTCTCCTCACTCTCACAAGGACCTCCTCTCTTACCTCCATTCACGCGCCGCCTCTCCTTGTCCCTCCTCCGCCGTCTGCGAGTACGTCATCTCTCTTCTCTCCCTCATTTCACTCTCTCCCGGAACCCCCACTGTCTGTTCTTTGCTCTCTTCTCTTCTCTCATCATACACTCAATTATTCCCTTCGCTTCCCCACGACTCGAATTCCCTCAGAGCAATCAAAATTTTCAACACCCTTTTGATCCATGTTCCTTTAGAAGACCTCAAGTTGGTTATTGATTTGGCTGCATCAGATTTATCAGGGGTTGTTTCAGTGGATGATGCCCAACTGTTCGATCTTTTGCCGCAATGTTTCGAGTTGATTCGAAACGCGGAGGAAAAAGGTGGGGACTATGTGAATTCCGTCGTGGATAAGATTCTTGATTCCAAATGGTCGAAAGGATTTTTGCTTAAAATGGTTTCCATTGCCAAAGAGTTTAGTTTTCTTGATAAAACGAGAGGGAACGAGTTTTTGGAGAAAGTTTTCGTTGGGATTAAAACTGTGGATTTGATGGACTTGCCTTCCCTTGTTTATCAGTTGTTAGTTTTGGCTTCGAAAGGGTTCAATAAAAGGGAGATTATTGAAGGGATTGTGTACTTTTTTGGGTCTGAATCGGGTTCAAAAATGGCTTCCACTGTTAGGCAAGTTGAAGGGACTGTTTTGTTGCATGTTAACTTTGCAGTCAAGCAGGATCCTTCTTTGGGGAAAGAGGTTATGGGGTTAGTTAAATCTGATCTTCGAGCTTTTAATCATTTCACGGTGGCTGTTTTATTGTCAGTGTCAAGGGTACGGAGGTTTAGTGAAAGCTCAATGGCTGTTTTGAAAACAGCTTTGCTTACCGCATACCGTGACTATAAATTCACCAA AGAATGTAAATGGATACCGGATGATATTAAGGGAGAATATCTGAAGAGTGTTAAAGTGGTCGAGAAGTCCGTGTTAAGAGCT GTAAATGAGAGCAACTATGGGAGGGAGCACATGGTGCCTAGTATTTTGCAATTTGGTTTTATCTTGCTAGAGTCAGTTGGGGAGGTAAACTGCAAAGAGCTCGGCAATTCTAATGGTCTCCTTGGCATTCAAGAGCTTGGTATTCAGATGCTGAAAACTCtatttgaggttcatgatatggcAAGAAACGAG ATTATAGAGCAAATCAAGTTTCGCATTCTCTCTTTGAAGCCAGAGCTGAGTAGGCCAATATTAAG GCTGCTCTGTTATCTCATTCAGTGTTATCCTTACCCTATGATGGAACATATTCCCCGGCTTAAGGAATTGTTGGATTACTTCACTTTCATGGATGGAAAAATTGCCTCTTATCTTGTCAGTGCTCTTTTGCCTCTCATCAGATTCAGTCGTGATCTTCGG GATTATGCTATTTTGGTTGTGCGCAAGGCTGTGTTTAGAAGAGAAGATACAGTTCGTGTTGCAGCAACAAATTCCATTATCGAGCTTATACTAGCGGAGAAGCAACCTAAGGGGGATGGCTTGTTTTCTCTCCAAGACTCGTCTAGCCAAGCAAGCTGCAGTCAGCAAGCTGACATACCTTGCAGCATGGGGGGAGATCTCTTTCAGGAGTTGAGTGCTTTGCTGCAGAGATGTCTTTATCAGCAG GCAAAGGTAAAGCAAGTTGTGTATCAAGGACTGGTGAAGCTCGTTCTAGCGGATCCGGCAATTGGAGGGCTTGTCTTTGATTTTCTCTTACCTCATTTTCTCCAGTTTTTCAAAGAG GGTCCGGATGTCCAGCTTGGAGTTAGCTCTTGCATTAAATCAGAAAATGGCAAAGTACTTATTCAGGAGCCCCTGGATTGCCTTCTTTCTTGCATCTCCTGGATTTTACTTCTTCAGACTCATGGAAAAACTGATAAACTTTTGGATTCTATTGGGGCATGTTTCGGTTTCTCCCTCTCGCAAGAGAATGAG GATGGCAGGAACATGTCTACCAAGGTGTTTTCCGGTGCTTTTTTGAAGATCCGGAAGTTTCTAAGAAATGCAAATTTGGAAG GAGACATTCTTGGTCAAACTCATGATGCAAGCTCTGCAGCTGTTCATGAAGAGAAACGGAAATGTTCTGCATTGATTTTGTCTGGAGTTATTGAAGTGGTATTGAATACCGTTGCAATGGATTTGGAGAAAGCAGCAGATCAAAAGGTTGAACTTGAAAAGGAGATTATGCAGTTTGTTGACCGCCATGATTCATTGGCAAAGGAGGCAAGTACTTCAAGACAAAGCAATGTTGGCAAAAGACCAAATTTACGAGCTACTGCTAAAGATGCAACAGATGACATTGACTCAGGCAACCCCCAATTGATTCAAGAACATTCATTTTTCTTGGCAACTTCAAGCATCTATCAGTTATTGCTAATAGCACTGAAGTTATACAGTAGTGAAAGCTCTGACATAGAAGCAACTTCACAGAATCATAGTCAGTCATCCTCAAGCAAGACATCAAAGAGTTGTTTTAAGATCATTTCATTTGCTTTGAATGCATCCCTTCATCATGTAAAATCTTCAGCCGCTGTGGGAAATGAAGGTCCGATGAAGAAGTTGATCTATGGGGAAATCAATATGCTGGGGCCTCCATTGCTGAGATTAACTCTTCTGCTCAAACCTGGTTCAGATGTTGCAACTAGTCAGAGGAAAAATGAAAGCAAAGCAAAAAAGGATGCAGAGGAAAGAAAGGAACATCTCCTTCTAGCATTATTTTGCTTGAAAGAAATGATAACAGTCAGTCTATGTGGTTCTTGTTTGACTCACTTGCTTGAGAATCTCTTGTCAGTTCCCGAACTTGAGCATGCTGATTTGCATGATGAATGTGGTCAAGCCTCTGAAATTGATGACCAAGATATAAAAAACAAAGAGTTATTCGTTCAGAAATATTTGAAGCCGCTGCTCACAGATCTTATGAAACTATCAGCTTTTCGGACGGTTGAG ATTCTTTGTGATATTATGTTGATGATTGGTCACAAATTGCCCTGCAAATGGAGGAACTCTCATGGAGCTTGGGCTATTCATATGTGCAAAACCAACAACACAGCAAATTCCAGTATTGCGAAAAGCATGGTTAGACTAGCCATCAATTTGAGCTCACCACCAACAGATTTGCTTGTGGCTCAAGAAATGTTAAAGGAGCTCTTAAGGTTTGTAGGACCAAACAACAGTGACTTGTCGCAAGTCTCGGAATACCTTGTTGTAAACCAGTCAACAACCATTGCTATAGCTTCTTGTCTACTTCAAATAACAGACACTGTCATTATCGACATGGATTGGTCAACTAAAAAACTGAAGGCAACTTCACAAGTTGCTCAAAAGACCATTCATCATAACCAGAATGGAGAGCATAATTTGGGTTTCACATTTGAGGAAATTGTATATTCGAGGGTTAAAGCCGTTGTTGAAGTATTATCTTCCTTTGTTTTGATGAGCCTCAAGG ATAATCAAGCTGAGCATTTTCTTAGATTAACCGCAAGATTTTATAAGAATTTAGCTCTGATTTCAAAGCTCAAGATTGCCCCTAAAGGTCAGAAGCAGCTTTTACCAAGCCTTCAATTCCAGAAGCTTGTCAAATTAACTTGCAAGGAGCTCACTGTTCCGCTTTATAACTTTGTGGCAGAGATGCAACAA GCTCAACAAGAAAACGCTAACAGCAAAGGAATGATAAACAAGATCAAAAGGGAGAATAAATGCATCCCAGAGCTGATATTCCAGATTGAAGATTATGAAAAACATCTGATTCGACTCAGCAAAGCAACCAAGATGAACTTATTGAAGCACGCTAAACGCAGCACTTGTCGAGACTTCAAAATCTTGGACCCAACAACAACAAATGTTGTCGGACAAGATGTTCCCAACAATGTTGGAAATGATAATGACAATgacaatgaaaatgaaaatgaaaatgaaaggtGCAGTGACTCTGAAGATGGAAACAATGATGGCAATGGATTAGATAAAGTGTTGTCACATGAAGGGGAGTCTGAATCTGATGCTGTCGAAGATGATGGAGCTAGTGTTCCAACTGTTAAGGGGGTGAAAAGGTCTAGAATTGTTCATGATTCAGACGATGATCGTTGA